One segment of Scleropages formosus chromosome 23, fSclFor1.1, whole genome shotgun sequence DNA contains the following:
- the ndufv1 gene encoding NADH dehydrogenase [ubiquinone] flavoprotein 1, mitochondrial: MISLSRILVGAPVRGCTALTTQGTFKVLTRFNSSGQQEKPKKTKFGPLSDQDRIFTNLYGRHDWRLKGALKRGDWYKTKEILLKGVDWILNEIKVSGLRGRGGAGFPTGMKWGFMNKPSDGRPKYLVVNADEGEPGTCKDREIMRNDPHKLIEGCLVAGRAMGARAAYIYIRGEFYNESSNLQVAINEAYGAGLIGKNACGSGYDFDVFVMRGAGAYICGEETALIESIEGKQGKPRLKPPFPADVGVFGCPTTVANVETVAVAPTICRRGGLWFVGFGRERNSGTKLFNISGHVNHPCTVEEEMSIPLKELIERHAGGVRGGWDNLLAVIPGGSSTPLIPRSVCDEVLMDFDALIQAQTGLGTAALIVMDKSTDVIKAIARLIEFYKHESCGQCTPCREGVDWMNKMMWRFVHGEARVSEIDMIWEISKQIEGHTICALGDGAAWPVQGLIRHFRPVMESRIAEFQQKQQARA, encoded by the exons ATGATTTCCCTGTCGCGGATATTGGTCGGTGCACCAGTGCGCGGCTGCACAGCGCTGACCACTCAGGGAACCTTTAAGGTTCTGACGCGGTTTAACAGCAGCGGTCAGCAG gaaaagccaaaaaagacaaaatttggGCCATTGAGTGATCAAGATCGCATATTCACCAATCTGTATGGTCGCCACGACTGGAG GCTGAAGGGAGCTCTGAAGCGTGGTGACTGGTACAAGACCAAAGAGATCCTGCTCAAAGGGGTGGACTGGATCCTGAATGAAATCAAGGTCTCTGGCCTGCGAGGGAGGGGTGGAGCTGGTTTCCCCACTGGAATGAAGTGGGGCTTCATGAACAAGCCCAGCGATGGAAG ACCCAAGTACCTGGTGGTCAACGCTGACGAGGGAGAGCCTGGCACATGCAAGGACCGAGAGATCATGCGCAACGATCCCCACAAATTGATCGAGGGCTGCCTAGTCGCAGGACGGGCCATGGGTGCTCGTGCAGCTTACATCTACATCCGTGGCGAGTTCTACAATGAGTCCTCCAACTTACAG GTAGCTATTAACGAAGCCTATGGAGCAGGCCTGATTGGGAAGAATGCCTGTGGCTCAGGGTACGACTTTGACGTCTTTGTGATGCGCGGAGCTGGTGCCTACATCTGCGGCGAGGAGACGGCGCTCATTGAGTCCATTGAGGGCAAGCAGGGCAAGCCCCGTCTGAAGCCACCTTTCCCTGCAGATGTGG GGGTGTTTGGCTGCCCCACGACAGTGGCCAATGTGGAGACTGTTGCCGTGGCACCCACCATCTGCCGTCGCGGAGGCCTTTGGTTTGTAGGGTTTGGGAGGGAGAGGAACTCGGGGACGAAGCTCTTCAACATCTCCGGTCATGTGAACCACCCTTGTACTGTGGAGGAGGAAATGTCCATTCCTCTGAAGGAGCTGATTGAGAGACACGCAG GGGGTGTGCGTGGTGGCTGGGACAACTTGCTGGCCGTCATTCCTGGTGGCTCCTCCACACCTCTCATTCCCCGCTCTGTGTGTGATGAAGTGCTCATGGACTTTGATGCTCTCATCCAGGCACAGACTGGTCTGGGGACTGCAGCCCTCATTGTCATGGACAAGTCG ACAGATGTTATCAAGGCCATAGCTCGTCTCATTGAGTTTTACAAGCATGAAAGCTGCGGCCAGTGCACCCCCTGCAGGGAAG GAGTGGACTGGATGAACAAGATGATGTGGCGATTTGTACATGGAGAGGCACGGGTGTCAGAGATCGACATGATCTGGGAGATCAGCAAGCAGATTGAGGGCCATACCATCTGCGCGCTGGGTGACGGGGCAGCCTGGCCAGTTCAG GGGTTGATCCGGCACTTCCGTCCTGTCATGGAGAGTCGCATTGCTGAAttccagcagaagcagcaggcgAGGGCTTGA
- the hcn3 gene encoding potassium/sodium hyperpolarization-activated cyclic nucleotide-gated channel 3: MDGVDSGVRPSDNMTKSSQKEVCQNTGDHPFNAHVDHLFHMTPKEYPLPFLGTQGTSAPVALGQDLAATGAAAEPIVSNMEVPREEEDCGYFDRSTYLQKQFGAMLQPGVNKFSLRMFGSHKGVAMEQERVKSIGVWIIHPYSDFRFYWDLVMLLLMMINLVILPVGITFFENQNTPPWITFNVITDTLFLLDLAFNFRTGFLKEDSAEIVLDLRAIRRKYLRSWFLVDFISSIPVDYIFLVADLEARLDPEVFRTARALRIIRFAKILSLLRLLRLSRLIRYLHQWEEVRSRTGPIFHMTYDLASAVLRIMNLIGMMLLLCHWDGCLQFLVPSLQDFPPYCWVAKSHLVNKTWGVQYSHALFKAMSHMLCIGYGAQAPEGPTEVWLTTLSMMVGATCYAMFLGHATTLVQSLDSSRRQYQEKYKQVEQYMSFHKLPADLRQKIHEYYEHRFQGKMFDEDDILGELSDPLKEEIINFNCRGLVANMPLFSTTDSSFVSAVLTKLRFEVFLPGDIIIREGSVGRKMYFIQHGCVSVITSDNKEIRLSDGSYFGEICLLTRGRRTASVRADTYCRLYSLSVEGFNEVLEEHPMMRQAFETVAVDRLHSVRDTHNAQLKVTKQAGATAVGEASSEAGKL, encoded by the exons ATGGATGGTGTGGATAGTGGTGTGAGACCATCTGACAATATGACTAAGTCCTCTCAAAAGGAGGTCTGCCAGAACACCGGTGACCACCCTTTCAATGCACATGTGGACCATTTGTTTCATATGACCCCGAAGGAGTATCCGCTGCCATTTCTGGGCACCCAAGGTACTTCTGCTCCTGTGGCCCTTGGACAGGACCTTGCTGccactggtgctgctgctgagccCATAGTAAGTAACATGGAGGTCCCCAGGGAAGAAGAGGACTGTGGCTACTTTGACCGTTCCACCTACCTTCAGAAGCAATTTGGAGCTATGCTGCAGCCAGGGGTCAACAAGTTCTCCCTACGCATGTTCGGCAGCCACAAGGGAGTTGCGATGGAGCAAGAAAGGGTCAAGTCCATTGGCGTCTGGATCATTCATCCCTACAGTGACTTCAG GTTTTACTGGGACCTAGTGATGCTCCTCCTAATGATGATTAATCTGGTCATCCTACCAGTGGGAATCACATTCTTCGAGAACCAGAACACACCTCCATGGATCACTTTCAACGTAATTACAGACACACTTTTCCTGCTAGACCTGGCCTTCAACTTCCGCACCGGTTTCCTAAAAGAAGACAGCGCCGAGATTGTGTTGGATCTGCGGGCCATTCGCCGGAAGTACTTACGGAGCTGGTTCTTGGTGGACTTTATTTCTTCCATCCCTGTGGACTATATTTTCCTGGTGGCGGATCTGGAGGCCCGTCTAGACCCTGAGGTGTTTCGCACGGCACGTGCACTGCGCATCATTCGCTTCGCTAAAATCCTCAGCCTCTTACGGCTGCTCCGGCTCTCCAGGCTCATTCGCTACCTCCACCAGTGGGAGGAGGTGAGGAGTCGGACAGGACCA ATCTTCCATATGACCTATGACCTGGCAAGTGCAGTGCTGCGCATTATGAACCTGATCGGCATGATGTTGCTTCTGTGCCACTGGGATGGCTGCCTGCAGTTCCTGGTTCCCAGCCTGCAGGACTTTCCTCCATACTGCTGGGTGGCCAAGAGTCACTTAGTG AACAAGACCTGGGGCGTGCAGTACTCCCATGCTCTGTTTAAGGCCATGAGCCACATGCTGTGCATTGGCTATGGTGCTCAGGCCCCAGAGGGCCCCACTGAGGTTTGGCTCACTACTCTCAGCATGATGGTGGGTGCCACCTGCTACGCCATGTTCCTGGGTCACGCCACCACCCTTGTACAGTCCCTGGACTCCTCACGTCGGCAGTACCAGGAGAAG TACAAGCAGGTGGAGCAATACATGTCCTTCCACAAGCTGCCAGCGGACTTGCGGCAGAAGATCCATGAGTACTACGAGCATCGGTTCCAGGGCAAGATGTTTGATGAAGACGATATCCTCGGGGAGCTTAGTGATCCGCTGAAAGAG GAGATAATTAACTTCAACTGCCGCGGCCTGGTGGCCAACATGCCACTCTTTTCCACCACAGACAGCAGTTTTGTGTCTGCAGTGCTGACCAAGCTGCGATTTGAGGTCTTCCTCCCCGGGGACATCATCATCCGTGAGGGCAGTGTGGGTCGGAAGATGTACTTCATTCAACACGGCTGCGTGAGCGTTATTACCAGTGACAATAAGGAGATCCGGCTCAGCGACGGCTCTTACTTTGGTG AAATCTGTCTGCTAACACGGGGCCGCCGTACGGCAAGCGTCCGTGCTGACACCTACTGCCGCTTGTACTCCCTTTCAGTGGAAGGCTTCAATGAAGTGCTGGAGGAGCACCCCATGATGAGGCAGGCCTTTGAGACTGTGGCTGTAGATCGCCTGCATAGTGTTCGTGACACACACAACGCACAACTAAAAGTCACAAAACAAGCCggtgctacagcagtaggtgaagCCTCCAGTGAAGCAGGGAAACTCTAG